In one window of Gossypium hirsutum isolate 1008001.06 chromosome A01, Gossypium_hirsutum_v2.1, whole genome shotgun sequence DNA:
- the LOC107917087 gene encoding BRI1 kinase inhibitor 1, giving the protein MDAYQQPEERKVKEEIREGSSILSSPVSTPSTSPSHEFSFTVSLHSSSNYKTKTPSSIAVDLSPADDLFFHGHLLPLHLLSHFPVSPRSSTNSLDGFNVPPQELVDDPKPVKPTSKSDSNISHHHHHQRHTVEEAKVKNKSKSFSLFSLPRRQRGVREKEDKEKHGKKKMRLDLSNALKRYMRMIRPLLFFIGKREKKLHHHTQAYSFSGNLSLRNKKSELRGRKRDYYSAPASMRTSPTNSGLLVATTGSTSDSTMEELQAAIQSAIAHCKNSFKGG; this is encoded by the coding sequence ATGGATGCTTATCAGCAACCTGAAGAAAGAAAAGTAAAGGAGGAAATAAGAGAAGGGTCATCCATATTATCCTCCCCTGTTTCAACACCTTCAACCTCTCCTTCTCATGAATTCTCCTTCACAGTCTCTCTCCATTCTTCCTCCAATTATAAAACCAAGACCCCATCTTCAATCGCCGTCGATTTGTCTCCGGCTGATGACCTTTTCTTTCATGGCCATTTGCTCCCTCTTCATCTCCTTTCTCACTTCCCTGTCTCCCCACGTTCATCCACCAATTCATTGGACGGTTTCAACGTTCCACCACAAGAGTTGGTTGATGATCCAAAACCCGTAAAACCCACCAGCAAAAGCGATAGCAATATcagtcatcatcatcatcatcaacgcCATACCGTTGAAGAAGCAAAAGTGAAGAACAAGTCAAAGTCTTTCTCTTTGTTTAGTTTACCAAGGCGGCAAAGAGGGGTTAGAGAAAAAGAAGATAAAGAGAAACATGGCAAGAAAAAGATGAGATTGGATTTGAGTAATGCGTTAAAGAGGTACATGAGGATGATTCGGCCATTGTTGTTCTTCATAggaaagagagagaagaaactccATCACCATACACAAGCTTACTCATTTTCAGGTAATTTGAGTTTGAGAAACAAAAAATCAGAGTTGAGAGGAAGGAAAAGAGACTATTATTCAGCTCCTGCTTCAATGAGGACATCTCCTACAAATAGTGGTCTTCTTGTTGCAACCACGGGGTCAACTAGTGATAGCACCATGGAAGAGTTGCAGGCTGCAATTCAATCTGCAATTGCTCATTGCAAGAACTCCTTTAAAGGGGGATGA